The nucleotide sequence GCCCTGGAGCTGATCCCGCGAATTTGTGCTCTCCGAGCCCGGGACCCCGCTGGCTGCCGCCTACCTGCCGACGTCCGAGAGGCGCCGAGGTGCGGGGAATTTTTGACCGGGCGAAAGTGGGAGTCGCTAGGGTCCTGGTCATGATCGCAGCCTCGCGTTCTTCTCAGTCCGGGAAACACCTTCTGCCTGTGTAATTCGTCCGTGCCGCAAGCCCGACGCGTCCAGGACCGACATCCGCATCGCTCGGCGCCCACCAACCCCcgaggcttttgttttgttttgtgttgttttggagCCTCCTTTGTTTTTCCTGCTCCGTCGCCCACCTGGGGGTGCTTGGGCTTGGGGTGAGAATTCATTACCGTTTTCCTCCTTGAGGTGTGAGTGTGGGGGGTTGGTGACTTTTAGATGTCCAGGAGCCAGGGTGGGTGCGGGGGCCCCAGGTAGGGCTGATTCTTGGGCGGAggagggtggggtagggggtTCTGCATGAGCTCCTTAAAGGACAAAGGTAACGGAGCCAGCGAGAGAGCGCGAGCGGAGCCTTTGACTCCAGACCACAGAATTGGGGGAAGTgtgcgcgccgccgccgccgccgccgtcccTGCAGCGCTGTGGGTCTAGCCGCGGGCGTCTTCCCGAGCGCCGGGGTCCCGGGTAGGAGGCGAAGCGCGCGAGCGGAGGCGCCGGCGGGCTGCGGCCGGCTCACGCGGCTCACCATGGGCTCCGGGCGCCGGGCGCTGTCCGTGGTACCGGCCGTGCTGCTCGCCCTCACCCTGCCGGGGCTGCCCGTCTGGGCGCAGAACGACACGGAGCCTATCGTGCTGGAGGGCAAGTGTCTGGTGGTGTGCGACTCGAACCCGGCCACGGACTCCAAGGGCTCCTCTTCCTCGCCTCTGGGGATCTCGGTCCGGGCGGCCAACTCCAAGGTCGCCTTCTCGGCGGTGCGGAGCACCAACCACGAGCCGTCCGAGATGAGCAACAAGACGCGCATCATTTACTTCGATCAGGTCAGACCCCGAGGGAGGCCGGGTGCCGGGTGTGTGTTTGCGTGGTGGCGGAggacggggcggggcggggcggggggcgagcTCCCGGCAGCCCGGACCGGGGGCTGCCTGCTCAGGCTCAAGTTGATCTGACTGGGATGTGGGAGATCGTTTCGGCACTCGGCTCTCCGGATGCGCCTGGGTCTGAaacttctgtctctcccaccaccGCCCCCGCCCGCATTCCCTCCTGGCCTCTGGAGGAGGCGGCTGGGACAGCGGGAGAGAGGCTGGGAGCGCTGAGCCcagcaaggagagacagagctcagGACGACTTTTCACAGCAACAGGTCCATAGGAGCCGGCGGGAGCCTGGTCCCCGGACCTCGCAATCTCTTGGCCAGAGcctgccgccccccacccccacccccaccccccgacccccgcTCAGACTCCTCTGCAGGTGCCGCGGAGGCGGTTCCCGCGGTACCCTCGCGGTCTCCGGATGAATGATTGGTTTCCCCGCAGCTGAAGAAGCTTCTCCCCAAAGAGAGCTTCGCGGGTCCACATTCTCTGCATGGATCTCGCACGTGGCCGGAGAGGGTGGGCAGCCCTGGCGTGGGTCAGATCTCGCCCACCTTTCCGCGGgcaggatccccccccccccccccccccccacacacacacagacgttGCAGGCGCCTCTGCAGCCGAAAGCCTTCCTGTGGTACTTGGAGAAAAGttgtggaggaaaggagaggaaggaagggcggCTGCGGGGAGCTCCCATTGGGAAGCGCTGGGAAACCGCtgctcctgcctctgctcctgtCCTTTCTGAGAATTGCAAATTCGCAGGGAAAGACAGACTGTGGGGTtgagggcaggaggtggggaggaactGATGAAATCTGTGGCTTCTGTTTAGCCACCGGGAGCTCTGGGGTTTGGCTGatgagaaccccccccccccaccccaccgggcATCAGCCTAGGTTCCCTAAGGAATCCTAAAACTGAAAACTGACTCCGGGTTGTAATTTCAACCCTAACAGCACCCAGAGTCTTTTTAGTTCCAGAGGCACTTGTGTAGTTCACAGCTGTATGCGAAGTCAGATGTGTAGGAGCACAGGTTAAATGCTGCTGCAACATGCGTCTGGGAAGGGATGAGGTGACATTTCCATTCCTTACTTAATTGTTCCTAAGTAATGCACTCTCCAGCTGGCCAGACAGAGAATGCTTCTCTGGGGCTCACTCTCAGATagctgtaatttttaaagaattaagcaGTCCCTTAGGGGTTTTGGTGCAGTATTTTCCATCTTGATGGAAATAAAGTCTAGCACAGCCCTGGGTTATATTTCAATGCATTTAATTAAATGTTGGACGATTGCGGACAGGACACCATATAATACGCTGAACGGTGCATTCTTTTCCGTGTCCTTTCCATCAATTAGAAGAGGAGAatggtttgttcttctttttggaGAGCCATGCATCGTAGAGACCACAAGACACATTTAGTTATGGATCTCTATGTGCCTGGATGCTCTAATTACAATGTAGAGTCAACATCCAGCCTTATGTGTAGTCAACACTAATCAGCCATTTCCATTACTGCTGATGAATTATGCTACTTGTATCTGATTCAGGGAGTCCCCACTAAGTAcctcaaattattttcaatgtgcttgaaaaaaatctttgcaacATCTCTGTTGGGGAGTGTGGCACAGTGGCGATTGGTTATTGGAAGCTCATTGAGCGTCAGGTCAGAGGAAGAAATCTGATGGTTACTTGGAAGAAAGTGAAATCTCAGAATAaaattacacacatacatgtgttttAAGCCAAGGGTTGAGCCTGGCACGTCTGCTTGACCTGTTACTATATTCTGGTGCATTGCTTAGAGGGGATGGTATATTTTTCGGGAGTTATGCAGAAGGCTTAATATTGGCAGGAATATAGCATTGCTGGTGGCCACTGATACAGTAGAAGTGTCTCTTTATAGGGACATCTGATTTTGGGGGATGCCAGTTATAGATTTATTTCTTGGAGAGAATTAGATTAAACCCCAGTTATTTTACAACTTCCCAGCCCCAAACATTCCCACTCGCTTTCCCATAGGAATGGACTTCCTTATGTGACCTTTGCACATTTGGTGTACAGAGGTCACTTCTTGAGATTCAGAGTTAATTTCATAACCAGTAGAAACAGGCTGCATGTCTTGGAATACAAAGTGCATTGTTGCTTTCTTAGGAAACAGTGCCTTctgttacttttcatttttgaCCCTTGAAGTTTAAGCAGAGACCGGGTGATTGATAAGAGGATAATGGATAACACTGGCAGGAACAGAAGAAGGCCACCTATTTCACAGCCTGTCTTTATTCGTGCCCCACTTTTTGGCAGCCTGCAAAGGCTGAGTCATTGCCAAAATATTGTAATTAAGGCCTAGATGGCACAGCAATGAAAAAATGGCCATGGATCTTTGGAGAGGTTTGGCAGAGGCTCAGGGGAGGGCCAGGCATTCAGATCAGTCTGTGCACTATTCAGTATCATGGATTATGTCACATGGTGGAGGGAGTGCCCAGGCCTCTGTGTGATGTGCCCAGGAATGACTGCAGAGAGCCCATGGATGCCGATTGGCTGTCTTGAAAACGTCATCTCTGGACATTGCAAAGGCTTGTAGAGGATGGGAATATAAATACAGGGCAGATGCCTTTTCTCTGACTCTCAAGGTAAAGCTAATATTTATAAGCCCTCACATGTTATCTAGATGTTTCCAGAGCCATCAGGCCTCGCTGGAAATTGAGGCATGAATGCAAAgcagttactttattttttttttttcctctaccatTTAAAAGACAGAAGAACTTTCCATTACACAAATCTATTTTCCAAGTCACTAAAGAGGAAAGAAGTAGAACACGGTGTTTTATTCTGTATGGTTTCTTAAGCTACttgtgaaagaaataaagaaggagagagagagagagagaggaagagggagagagaaagggagggaggaaggaaggaaggaagcttgtCTTAGTTACAGAAGagaatattgtaataatttactgttctttattattttttatttgtagatCCTAGTAAATGTGGGTAACTTTTTCACCCTGGAGTCTGTCTTTGTAGCACCAAGAAAAGGAATTTACAGTTTCAGCTTTCACGTAATTAAAGTCTACCAGAGCCAAACAATCCAGGTATGTGTTTTGACctgttccctctcttcccccaagCAACAATGTTTATTCGCAGTGGTTATGTATTTAAGCGTTTATCTCAAGATGTGTTTtcattgtaaaaataaacaaccatctttatagtttattttcaaaacagttaatttccagttttcttctttatagcATCCATTAAGGCTATGACAagaaacatatagaaaaataaacaattgaatTTATTACCGTCCTAACAACCAACCACTTAAAAAACATGGCTTGGTAAAAACTCAGTGACACAAATCACTTTATAAGATCCCGACTTCAGTTAACCCATATGCAAAAATGAATCTGAAGAAAGTTGTAAGACTAGCGGAGCTTTACAAGTATATATTACATGAAACAAATTCGCTTTTATTGTTAAACTGCATGAGATACAGTTAACCATTGAAAACAAATCTGTGAAGCAGCAAACTACTCAATATACTTTTTACAAAGGGTGTTCTCTGGGTATGTTTTAAAGAGTTTATCCTCAGTTACTCTGATGCTAGGAAATTGTTACAGATTTCACTTCCACAGTGAGCAACATATTTTGTGTTGTGCTTTCTCAGGATATAGGCTTGACCTTACACTCAAAGCCTAGCCTATGATACCCAAATATACTAACACCCAATGGCACCGATGCATGTCTGTGGAATTCTAGTATTCTTTTTATCATACACTCAATGTTTGTGTTGTATACCGTCGCCAGGTGAATGATAGATTACAAATTCTTCTCCCACTTTTACATATCCTAGTGAATGGATACATTTATCATCCACAGATTTCattaaagtgcttttttttttttttaacacaaaaggaACGAATATTTAGTAAACAAATTTACTAGCGTGGAAAAGCTTTTACCAAGCCCCAGTATTTAGAAATGTATGTAATATTTAACACAGCATAATAAAAATTGTAGTGGGGAGAAACGTGaacacattttgagtttattatttgaTAATAATGATGAATTTATGAATTATTGATTCTTTGCTAATTACCCATCATTAAAATCTTCAGTGGTAGTGGTGATCACTAtcgtttttatgtttatttatttattttgagagagagagtgagagcgagcaggagaggggcagagagagggagggagagaatcccaagcaggctcactgttgtcagcacagagcccaacgtgggcttgaactcaagaactgtgagatcatgacctgagccgaaatcaagagtcagacgcttagccggcTGAGACACTCGGGCTCCCCGATCACGATTTTTTAATACACATTATCAGGGCAAACAGAAAAagaacctccccccccccaacacacacacacacattccataattttaaatgaactgtGGCTGGTAGAATCTTGCTGTATCTGGGTTCATCAGAGCCAAGGACACTGGGCTTCTTTTTACTAATATACTGGGAAGCCTCAGGCTTGCTTCGTTACTGGAAGGTTCTTATCGAATATGACAAGTAAATAAGACCACAAGCTTAAGTTATGTGTTGAAGGGAGGCCAGTTTCCGCGAGGCTAGGCCGCTCTCCATGGGTGGTATCCTTTTGGAGGCATCTCAGGAAATTTCTATGGGAGaagttaaaagttattttaattaaaaaaaaaaaaatcagctcagTGGACCTACTAAGTGCGTAGCCGCCACAGCCAGGATGAATTTACTGAACATCAGCTATTTTACCAGGTCTTTCATCTTAGGTATTTTTCATTAGCCCCCAGCAGATGTTTTCAGtgatatgggtttttttttcttctcgtAGGTTAATCTGATGTTAAATGGAAAGCCGGTAATATCTGCCTTTGCTGGGGACAAAGATGTTACCCGCGAAGCTGCCACTAATGGGGTGCTCCTCTACCTGGATAAGGAGGATAAAGTTTACCTAAAACTGGAGAAAGGTAACTTGGTTGGAGGCTGGCAGTATTCCACGTTCTCTGGCTTTCTGGTGTTTCCCCTATAGGATTTGATCTCTCCGCGATGTTGatccaggggaggggaggcccacCCCTGCGTTGTTGGAAGATCA is from Panthera uncia isolate 11264 chromosome A3 unlocalized genomic scaffold, Puncia_PCG_1.0 HiC_scaffold_11, whole genome shotgun sequence and encodes:
- the CBLN4 gene encoding cerebellin-4 gives rise to the protein MGSGRRALSVVPAVLLALTLPGLPVWAQNDTEPIVLEGKCLVVCDSNPATDSKGSSSSPLGISVRAANSKVAFSAVRSTNHEPSEMSNKTRIIYFDQILVNVGNFFTLESVFVAPRKGIYSFSFHVIKVYQSQTIQVNLMLNGKPVISAFAGDKDVTREAATNGVLLYLDKEDKVYLKLEKGNLVGGWQYSTFSGFLVFPL